Proteins encoded together in one Mercenaria mercenaria strain notata chromosome 18, MADL_Memer_1, whole genome shotgun sequence window:
- the LOC123539271 gene encoding NXPE family member 4-like: protein MAQNYMLRKIAILVVATLLVHVMTLTFLFQQTNVFSTRIFHTSTETAELMMSNNSHCYDINDPRDPRFYNIILEEDALVFKPCKYVTKAASINHSKISLTDRVSGTYNIGEDIRAIVTLYDGYGKRKHSGGDQLRARIENKMLNASAPCVLTDNNDGTQAVTCEALWSGTSTIQVTLSYTREAITAIYRIRTQILSAENIGLKFRRGSYDENTICHPNATHLVKLTSYTDVCDMTYFNLGMSFYCGRPKDKHLQCQDMQLVEAKVPFPELQFTGCENILIKKGRQALKQNLTVHVHNKNGDTRHSVIEKPSIPCPKYNITLLWLSRGPTGFFYDEKWNLRNCHGFQQNHYQTCLRNRRLYVFGDSTTRAWYNNIQKRFQCQQTTEKWQFEKWHKDSECYNRQINFKAGWYPHAQPFLARTWDDMRSALYSISGRIDRIPRKERAIVVIHLFIHMVAFHHSVFKQRMEIIRESVDKFLRNNKQSIVMIKAPHTYEDTLADKYRFTDYFGYVYSKILYEVFEGLHDRVVLLNNRDTTVALHVVNKHPPKNIINAMIDQMPSYACVTK, encoded by the exons ttaCATGCTTAGGAAAATAGCGATTCTGGTTGTAGCTACATTGCTTGTACATGTAATGACACTAACGTTCCTGTTTCAACAGACAAACGTCTTTTCAACACGAATATTTCATACATCTACAGAAACTGCGGAGTTAATGATGAG taacaATTCGCACTGCTATGACATCAATGATCCACGAGACCCACGGTTTTACAACATCATACTTGAAGAGGACGCTCTCGTGTTTAAACCTTGCAAATATGTTACTAAAGCAGCTTCGATAAACCACTCAAAAATATCACTGACAG ATCGTGTGAGTGGGACTTACAATATTGGTGAAGATATTCGAGCTATTGTAACTCTGTACGATGGTTATGGCAAACGTAAACATTCTGGAGGAGATCAGCTAAGAGCAAGAATAGAGAACAAAATGCTTAACGCATCTGCCCCTTGTGTTCTGACTGATAATAATGATGGAACGCAAGCGGTGACATGTGAGGCATTATGGAGCGGGACTTCAACAATTCAAGTAACTTTATCGTATACAAGAGAGGCAATTACAGCCATATATAGGATAAGAACACAA ATTTTGTCCGCCGAAAACATAGGTTTAAAGTTCAGGAGAGGATCTTACGACGAAAATACTATCTGTCATCCAAACGCTACACACCTGGTGAAGTTAACCAGTTACACAGACGTTTGTGATATGACTTATTTTAACTTGGGAATGTCGTTTTATTGCGGAAGACCAAAGGATAAACATTTGCAATGCCAGGACATGCAGCTGGTAGAAGCAAAAGTACCGTTTCCGGAACTTCAGTTCACAGGATGCGAGAACAttctaataaaaaa AGGACGGCAAgcattaaaacagaatttaacGGTTCATGTACATAACAAGAATGGAGATACTCGTCATTCAGTTATAGAGAAACCGTCTATACCTTGTCCAAAGTACAACATTACACTTCTCTGGCTGTCTAGAGGACCAACAGGCTTCTTCTATGATGAAAAATGGAATCTTCGAAATTGTCACG GTTTCCAACAAAACCATTATCAGACGTGTCTTAGAAATAGGAGGTTATATGTGTTTGGTGATTCTACAACCCGAGCCTGGTATAACAATATCCAGAAGCGTTTCCAATGTCAACAAACTACAGAAAAATGGCAGTTTGAAAAATGGCATAAAGACTCGGAATGTTACAACAGACAAATCAATTTTAAAGCAGGATGGTATCCACACGCTCAACCGTTCCTTGCGCGAACATGGGACGATATGCGTTCAGCTTTATATTCCATCTCCGGTCGAATAGACAGAATACCACGCAAAGAACGTGCTATTGtagttatacatttatttatacatatggTAGCTTTTCATCATAgtgtttttaaacaaagaatGGAAATAATTCGTGAAAGCGTTGATAAGTTTTTAAGAAACAATAAACAGTCTATAGTTATGATAAAAGCACCACATACATATGAGGACACACTAGCCGACAAATATAGATTCACTGACTATTTTGGATATGTGTACAGCAAAATATTGTATGAAGTATTTGAAGGTTTACATGACCGAGTTGTTTTGTTGAACAATAGAGACACTACTGTAGCTCTGCACGTGGTAAATAAGCATCCaccaaaaaatattataaatgctATGATAGACCAAATGCCAAGTTATGCATGTGTTACGAAGTAG